One Lutzomyia longipalpis isolate SR_M1_2022 chromosome 4, ASM2433408v1 DNA segment encodes these proteins:
- the LOC129794590 gene encoding F-box/WD repeat-containing protein 4, with protein sequence MLNLVDLPDDILICILKFVNVEDLDNVSLVCERLAALVDRYFFLSMTLDVLMTCHRKKDSQHFLRTHDDDISYHRRWKLHKNWIKGRYEETMYFPHRIPYASHIHLEKNWLYMTHGGQVRAHRRRRKDSLKRFPDMSYGSTRDPDITAFTKIGDTMLAGTMCGTILLFDPEYCSGINFLSQKIASVKEYLNSVDFRESIFITTTNQTARLWRKEVELDMILLENVHDLKQAFKCVKISPVGERIAAGRYRDANCALKLIDIETGTVQELNSTSHAVYHILWRDPNTLLTANFDSTFRVFDIRSNSDAHIYEDPYDSSVYCLDYDDHFGVLCGMKYHGRVNLYDLRVTRRFVQMYYPSQMNSYGSPVYDIASDASQLFVVTDRNLRVFNFNADWATYRDYSNVFNFDL encoded by the exons atgttgaaTCTGGTGGATCTCCCCGATGATATTCTCATCTGCATCCTCAAATTTGTGAATGTTGAGGATTTGGACAATGTATCTCTTGTTTGTGAACGTCTGGCTGCTCTTGTGGATCGATACTTTTTCCTATCGATGACTTTGG ACGTCCTTATGACATGCCACCGGAAGAAGGATTCACAGCACTTCCTGCGCACACATGACGATGATATTTCCTATCATCGTCGGTGGAAGTTGCATAAAAATTGGATAAAGGGGCGCTACGAGGAGACAATGTATTTTCCCCATCGTATTCCCTACGCCTCACACATTCATCTTGAAAAGAATTGGCTCTATATGACACACGGAGGGCAAGTGAGAGCCCatcggagacgcaggaaggaTTCACTGAAGCGCTTCCCTGACATGTCGTACGGAAGTACGCGAGATCCTGACATTACAGCCTTCACAAAGATTGGCGATACCATGCTAGCGGGCACAATGTGCGGGACAATCCTTCTGTTCGATCCCGAATACTGTTCTGGGATAAATTTTCTCAGTCAAAAAATTGCCTCTGTCAAGGAATACCTCAATTCGGTGGATTTCCGTGAATCCATCTTTATCACAACAACAAATCAAACAGCCCGATTGTGGCGGAAGGAAGTGGAGCTCGACATGATACTCCTTGAGAATGTTCATGATCTCAAGCAGGCATTTAAATGTGTCAAAATTAGCCCTGTTGGTGAACGCATCGCAGCCGGACGCTACAGGGATGCAAATTGTGCCCTCAAACTCATTGACATTGAAACGGGAACAGTACAAGAGCTCAATTCAACATCACACGCTGTCTACCATATACTCTGGCGTGACCCCAATACCCTTCTAACGGCTAATTTTGATTCAACCTTCAGAGTTTTTGACATTCGCAGCAACAGCGATGCCCACATCTATGAGGACCCGTACGACTCATCCGTCTACTGCCTCGACTACGATGATCACTTTGGGGTACTCTGTGGCATGAAGTATCACGGTAGAGTGAATTTGTACGATCTCCGTGTAACACGAAGATTCGTCCAAATGTACTACCCATCGCAAATGAATTCCTACGGATCACCTGTGTATGACATAGCCAGCGATGCTTCACAGCTCTTTGTTGTCACAGATCGCAATTTGCGTGTTTTCAACTTCAATGCAGATTGGGCGACATACAGAGATTACTCCAATGTcttcaattttgatttatag
- the LOC129794601 gene encoding 40S ribosomal protein S10b-like, which translates to MFMPKQHRVTIYEYLFKEGVMVAKKDFNAPKHPELENIPNLHVIKTMQSLESRGFVKEQFAWRHFYWYLTNKGIEYLRTYLHLPPEIVPSTLKRNIRTETARPRPTTAPRSEGSKPQEDRSSYRRAPAGSGPDKKGDVGPGAGDVEFRGGFGRGSRPQ; encoded by the exons ATGTTTATGCCTAAGCAGCATCGGGTGACCATCTACGAGTACTTGTTCAAGGAGGGCGTTATGGTGGCTAAAAAGGACTTCAACGCCCCCAAACATCCGGAACTCGAGAACATCCCCAATTTGCATGTTATCAAGACAATGCAGTCCCTCGAATCCCGTGGCTTTGTGAAGGAACAATTTGCCTGGAGGCACTTTTACTG GTACCTCACAAATAAAGGGATTGAATATCTCCGGACATACCTCCATTTGCCACCGGAAATTGTCCCGTCGACGCTCAAGCGAAATATCCGGACAGAAACTGCACGTCCTCGCCCAACAACTGCTCCACGATCAGAGGGATCTAAGCCCCAGGAAGACAGATCTTCCTATCGTCGTGCCCCTGCTGGTTCTGGCCCCGACAAGAAGGGCGACGTTGGACCCGGTGCTGGAGATGTGGAATTC cgtGGTGGCTTTGGACGCGGTAGTCGTCCACAGTAA
- the LOC129794416 gene encoding protein starmaker-like, with product MKDDGKKGYAHFESFHNKDGDDYGYEKHEAFGYTDHKDSNSNADDVKDELNEETKVEENKSTIELNDALKVEETSKDAISDNVENAESDLKEKPIVVAEEENQVENYQDAEDEESSDDHNPDSQDHQPAVEDVKNEDLTDNHHNEEHQDHEEIKTESNSDVQEPQEDDKQEEYDEGVKEDYTKINRSDDDVDEENPEDIADESDDHQAVKEEQQNDDAEEHPDESTDYEDDYDNNTDDDYVEEKKKKLPRNVEHEDEDEDVGDKPKDIYSNHRYEVTENAEIVEGDQTQKVNYGFYSPFTGLPAPQPTRSLAPTFSPRLASLMKPRKNVGSFGYETMIYHHPGNNPERQAIQIKIYDGEISVPATNVKPQEEEKVKNVEEYDEDDEEEDDDESGEVEEKQNLRQTEDDSEEDNSTSSEESEEKKPSSSYREYKSRSSEDEGGNESAEEEDSDDLQSRLVTTSDVDNDAYYWL from the exons atgaaggATGATGGCAAAAAAGGATATGCGCACTTTGAAAGTTTCCACAATAAAGATGGTGATGATTACGGGTATGAGAAGCACGAAGCTTTTGGCTATACAGACCACAAGGATTCCAACAGTAATGCCGATGATGTAAAAgatgaattaaatgaagaaaccAAGGTAGAAGAGAATAAAAGCACGATTGAGTTGAATGATGCATTGAAAGTTGAAGAGACAAGCAAAGATGCCATCAGTGACAATGTGGAAAATGCAGAAAGTGatttgaaggaaaaaccaATTGTTGtggctgaagaagaaaatcaagttGAGAACTATCAAGATGCTGAAGATGAAGAGAGTAGTGATGATCACAATCCTGATAGTCAAGATCACCAACCGGCCGTGGAAGAtgtaaaaaatgaagatttgaCAGATAATCATCACAATGAAGAGCATCAGGATCATGAAGAGATTAAAACTGAATCAAATAGTGATGTGCAAGAGCCCCAAGAAGATGACAAGCAGGAAGAATACGATGAAGGTGTGAAGGAAGACTACACAAAGATCAATCGTTCGGATGATGatgttgatgaagaaaatcccGAAGATATAGCCGATGAAAGTGACGATCATCAAGCAGTTAAAGAAGAGCAACAAAATGATGATGCTGAAGAACATCCTGATGAATCTACGGACTATGAGGATGACTATGATAATAACACTGATGATGATTatgtagaagaaaagaagaagaagctacCACGGAATGTAGAACATGAAGATGAAGATGAGGATGTAGGTGATAAACCAAAAGACATCTATTCCAATCATAGATACGAAGTTACggaaaatgcagaaattgTCGAAGGAGACCAAACGCAGAA AGTCAACTATGGGTTCTACAGCCCCTTCACAGGCCTGCCAGCACCCCAGCCAACACGTTCTCTAGCACCAACTTTTTCCCCACGCTTAGCCTCACTGATGAAACCCCGGAAGAATGTGGGATCCTTTGGGTATGAAACAATGATCTACCATCATCCAGGGAATAACCCTGAGAGACAGGCCATTCAGATAAAAATCTATGATGGCGAAATAAGTGTCCCAGCCACGAATGTTAAGCCCCAAGAGGAGGAGAAAGTGAAGAATGTCGAGGAATACgatgaagatgatgaagaagaagatgacGATGAATCCGGAGAAGTTGAGGAGAAACAAAATTTAAGGCAAACGGAGGATGATTCTGAGGAAGACAACAGCACATCATCAGAGGAGAGTGAGGAGAAGAAGCCATCCTCCAGCTATAGGGAATACAAGTCAAGGAGTTCCGAAGATGAAGGAGGAAATGAATCCGCGGAAGAGGAAGACTCAGATGACTTACAAAGCAGATTAGTGACTACAAGTGATGTTGATAATGATGCTTATTACTGGCTGTAG
- the LOC129794580 gene encoding nucleolar complex protein 2 homolog, protein MKVKSKMKSKGTKKIVKKKTKKTTSSAKMDLDSFLETMENSSGDEEKPGKLVRVKKANQEESDSGDDENVQDDIESMKKLKEIDPEFYKYLQDNDKDLLNFNADDILSDDERMTGDDAAAESDEDEGSTAMEGKFQVASDESDFEDDDAAPEGEEDREDENDEKGVITLKMLKGFEVKLREDRVSAETIRKVIQAFNSALRSISPDVKSSSEYHVKGSGVFNGVIQLCVLHLHSAVWRFLGLTERKNIKDLHKVKKWTKVRTPMRSYVTDLTHILENVSSTDILTVLLKHLHQMVPAVVAVHGASKSVLKRLVALWATSPEETVRVLAFLCIIKLTRAQQQQFLSTVLKVMYLSFVRNARFVSPTTLPGINFMRRSLAEMFTLDTECSYQHAFLYIRQLAIHLRNAVTLKRKESYQAVYNWQFVNALKLWGDVLGATVNTELSALIYPLVTIIQGVIKLIPTAQWFPLRFHCIRVLINLTKSTRIFIPVLPFVLEILQSATFNKKHTQISLNAMPFTCILRCTRPQLEELSFRTQVTENIFSTALEYLAAESYSLTFPDLVVPAIVNLKQYLKTCQVAATSRKLKQLLDLIIDNSRIIEAERMKINFSLRDAALIQSWETQMENNGIPLLTFYTNWVKTNDLKKRREANNTDEIADFHLPKLKKRTPQEMNVKAGGSMDLLPSDSEDDEEELELEKPIPKKIKITKEEKGKKFIKKEDNVEEEPSTSAAGPLDVVEDLDIADWLS, encoded by the exons at GAAAgtgaaaagtaaaatgaaatcCAAGGGAACCAAGAAAATTGTCAAGAAGAAGACCAAGAAGACGACTTCTTCAGCTAAAATGGATTTGGATAGTTTTCTTGAgacaatggaaaattcttcggGTGATGAGGAGAAACCCGGAAAGCTTGTAAGGGTGAAGAAGGCAAATCAGGAAGAAAGCGATTCCGGGGATGATGAGAATGTGCAGGATGACATTGAATCAATGaagaaactaaaagaaattgatcCCGAATTCTACAAATACCTTCAGGATAATGATAAAGATCTCCTGAATTTCAATGCTGATGACATCCTGTCGGATGATGAAAGAATGACGGGAGATGATGCTGCAGCGGAATCAGATGAAGATGAAGGGAGCACTGCAATGGAAGGAAAGTTTCAAGTGGCGAGTGATGAGAGTGACTTTGAGGATGATGATGCTGCACCAGAGGGGGAGGAGGATAGGGAAGATGAGAACGATGAAAAAGGCGTCATCACGCTCAAGATGCTGAAAGGCTTCGAAGTAAAACTAAGGGAGGATCGTGTTTCAGCGGAAACAATCCGAAAAGTCATTCAGGCCTTTAATTCTGCCCTCAGGAGTATATCACCGGATGTGAAATCCTCATCGGAGTATCACGTCAAAGGTAGCGGGGTATTCAATGGTGTCATTCAGCTGTGTGTTCTGCACCTCCATTCAGCTGTATGGCGCTTCCTTGGGCTAACAGAACGGAAGAACATTAAAGATTTGCACAAAGTGAAGAAATGGACAAAAGTACGTACACCCATGAGGAGCTACGTGACGGATCTCACGCATATTCTCGAGAATGTCTCCTCAACGGATATTTTAACGGTCCTGCTTAAGCATCTGCATCAAATGGTGCCGGCTGTTGTGGCTGTTCATGGAGCATCAAAGTCCGTTCTGAAGCGCTTGGTAGCACTGTGGGCAACCTCTCCCGAGGAGACTGTTCGCGTTCTCGCCTTTTTGTGCATCATCAAGCTGACACGGGCGCAACAGCAGCAATTCCTCAGCACTGTCCTCAAAGTGATGTACTTGTCATTCGTCCGGAATGCACGTTTTGTCTCCCCAACAACACTTCCGGGGATTAATTTTATGCGTCGCTCCCTTGCTGAGATGTTCACCCTGGACACTGAGTGCTCATACCAGCATGCCTTCCTCTACATCCGGCAACTTGCCATTCATCTGCGAAATGCTGTGACACTCAAGCGCAAAGAGAGCTACCAAGCTGTCTACAATTGGCAATTTGTGAATGCTCTAAAGCTCTGGGGGGATGTTTTGGGTGCAACGGTGAATACCGAGCTGAGTGCCCTAATCTATCCGCTCGTAACAATAATTCAGGGTGTGATAAAGCTCATCCCAACAGCTCAGTGGTTTCCCCTACGCTTCCACTGCATCCGCGTCCTGATAAATCTCACAAAGAGCACCCGGATCTTCATCCCCGTCTTACCATTTGTCCTGGAAATCCTTCAATCTGCAACATTCAACAAGAAGCACACACAAATCTCCCTCAATGCCATGCCATTCACGTGCATCCTCCGTTGTACGCGACCACAGCTGGAGGAACTCTCCTTCCGCACTCAGGTCACTGAGAATATCTTCTCCACTGCACTGGAATACCTTGCTGCTGAATCGTACAGCTTAACCTTCCCGGATCTCGTGGTTCCGGCAATAGTGAATCTGAAGCAGTACCTTAAGACGTGCCAAGTGGCGGCGACAAGTAGAAAATTGAAGCAACTCCTTGACCTAATCATTGACAACTCCCGCATAATAGAAGCGGAACGGATGAAGATAAATTTCTCCCTTCGCGATGCTGCACTCATACAGAGTTGGGAGACACAGATGGAGAATAATGGTATACCCCTGCTGACATTCTACACAAATTGGGTGAAGACGAATGACCTGAAGAAGCGTCGGGAAGCCAACAACACCGATGAAATTGCCGATTTCCACCTGCCCAAGCTCAAGAAGAGAACACCGCAGGAGATGAATGTAAAAGCAGGAGGTTCAATGGATCTCCTACCATCGGATAGTGAAGATGACGAAGAAGAGCTAGAGCTTGAGAAGCCTATacctaagaaaattaaaatcactAAAGAAGAGAAAGggaagaaattcatcaaaaaggAAGACAACGTTGAAGAAGAGCCTTCAACGTCTGCGGCAGGGCCCCTTGATGTTGTTGAGGATTTAGATATTGCCGATTGGCTTtcttaa